One part of the Lycium ferocissimum isolate CSIRO_LF1 chromosome 8, AGI_CSIRO_Lferr_CH_V1, whole genome shotgun sequence genome encodes these proteins:
- the LOC132067546 gene encoding probable U3 small nucleolar RNA-associated protein 7, which translates to MVVKVEKITPKKSNPTTDEVISEEMDMTQKKYLRGEGTDLKALKDKKLQGQLAVKEDLYGKSAAAAAKAEKWLMPSEGGYLEGDGIEKTWRIKQDAIANEVDILSSRKQFDIVLPDFGPYTLEFTPSGRYMAAAGRKGHIAIVDMKNMNAIKELQVRETVRDVVFLHNEQFFAAAQKKYPYIYNRDGTELHCLKEHGAVLKLQFLRNHFLLATINKFGQLRYQDVTTGQMVSNLRTGLGRTDVMQVNPFNGVVAVGHSGGTVSMWKPTSAAPLVKMLCHPGPVTALAFHPNGHLMATAGMERKIKIWDLRKFEVLQTLPGHCKALDFSQKGLLATATGSFVQVFGDLCGSQNYSRYMTHSVAKGYQVKKVAFRPYEDVLGIGHSMGWSSILIPGSGEPNFDSWVANPFETSKQRREKEVRSLLDKLPPETIMLDPTKIGSVRPAWKKEKPTKEEREAEMEAAIEEAKNIPMKKKTKGRSKPSKIAKKKQEAVEKAKKPFLEQHMNKRKLTEETQLPKSLERFVRKKAVA; encoded by the exons ATGGTGGTGAAGGTGGAGAAAATAACTCCAAAGAAAAGTAATCCTACTACAGATGAG GTCATTTCTGAAGAGATGGATATGACACAAAAGAAATATCTTAGAGGTGAAGGAACAGATTTGAAG GcattgaaagataaaaaattacagGGTCAGCTTGCTGTGAAAGAAGATTTGTATGGAAAATCTGCAGCAGCTGCCGCGAAGGCTGAGAAG TGGCTTATGCCAAGTGAGGGTGGTTATCTAGAGGGTGACGGTATTGAGAAGACGTGGAGAATAAAGCAGGATGCAATTGCCAATGAAGTTGACATTTTGAGCTCTAGGAAACAATTTGATATCGTCTTACCAG ATTTTGGTCCTTACACTCTTGAATTCACACCTAGTGGTCGCTACATGGCTGCAGCTGGACGAAAGGGTCACATTGCTATTGTAGATATGAAAAACATGAATGCCATTAAAGAACTACAG GTCAGGGAAACAGTGCGTGATGTAGTCTTCTTGCATAATGAACAGTTTTTCGCTGCTGCTCAAAAGAA GTACCCGTATATATACAATAGAGATGGCACGGAGCTCCACTGCCTGAAG GAACACGGTGCTGTGCTAAAGCTTCAGTTTTTAAGGAATCACTTCCTTTTGGCTACTATAAATAAATTTGGTCAGCTGCGTTATCAGGATGTTACCACTGGACAGATGGTATCTAATCTTCGAACTGGCTTGGGTCGTACTGATGTCATGCAAGTGAATCCCTTCAACGGTGTGGTTGCTGTTGGCCATTCTGGTGGGACCGTCAGCATGTGGAAGCCTACAAGTGCCGCTCCCCTAGTGAAGATGCTCTGTCATCCTGGACCCGTCACAGCTCTAGCATTCCACCCTAACGGCCATCTAATGGCAACTGCCGGTATGGAGAGGAAAATAAAGATTTGGGATTTGAGAAAATTTGAGGTTCTACAAACATTACCGGGTCATTGCAAGGCCTTGGATTTTAGTCAAAAAGGTTTACTTGCTACTGCAACCGGATCCTTTGTACAAGTTTTCGGAGATCTTTGTGGATCTCAGAATTATAGCCGTTATATGACCCATTCTGTTGCGAAAGGATACCAAGTAAAGAAGGTGGCGTTTAGACCATACGAAGATGTTCTAGGCATAGGACATTCGATGGGTTGGTCTTCTATCTTAATTCCAGGATCCGGAGAACCCAACTTTGATTCTTGGGTGGCAAATCCGTTCGAAACATCTaaacaaagaagagagaagGAAGTCCGCTCTCTTCTTGATAAACTTCCTCCGGAGACTATCATGTTGGATCCGACAAAGATTGGTTCGGTGAGACCAGCATGGAAGAAGGAAAAGCCAACAAAGGAGGAAAGAGAAGCAGAAATGGAAGCTGCTATTGAGGAAGCTAAAAATATTCctatgaagaagaaaacaaaaggtaGAAGCAAGCCGAGTAAGATCGCAAAGAAGAAGCAAGAAGCTGTTGAAAAAGCTAAGAAACCTTTCTTGGAGCAACACATGAATAAGAGGAAACTCACTGAGGAAACTCAGCTTCCGAAATCTTTAGAGCGTTTCGTTAGGAAGAAGGCAGTTGCATGA
- the LOC132066719 gene encoding secreted RxLR effector protein 161-like: MYLANATRPDIAFSVNLLARYSSSPTRRHWNGVKHILRYLKGTSDMGLFYTNKGYLFTCGGTAISWRSTKQSIVATSSNHAEIIAIHEASRECVWLRSVIHFIRERCGLKCDTKLPTVLYEDNAACIAQLKGGFIKGDRTKHISPKLFFTHDLQKKGDIDVQQIRSSDNPAFVHQIFANFNS; the protein is encoded by the exons ATGTATCTTGCTAACGCTACAAGACCTGACATAGCGTTCTCTGTTAATTTGCTAGCAAGATATAGCTCTTCTCCTACACGAAGACATTGGAACGGAGTTAAGCATATATTGCGATATCTGAAGGGAACTAGCGATATGGGTCTGTTTTATACTAACAAAG GCTATCTGTTTACATGCGGAGGTACTGCTATATCATGGCGATCCACAAAGCAGTCCATTGTTGCTACTTCTTCGAATCATGCTGAgataatagctattcatgaagcaagtaGAGAATGTGTGTGGTTGAGATCAGTGATACATTTCATCAGAGAAAGATGTGGCTTGAAATGTGATACAAAATTACCCACAGTATTATATGAAGATAATGCTGCATGCATAGCTCAATTAAAAGGAGGATTTATAAAAGGAGATAGAACGAAgcacatttcaccaaagttattttTCACACATGATCTCCAGAAGAAAGGTGATATTGATGTGCAACAAATTCGTTCAAGTGACAATCCTGCATTTGTTCACCAAATCTTTGCCAACTTCAACTCTTGA